A genome region from Panthera leo isolate Ple1 chromosome A2, P.leo_Ple1_pat1.1, whole genome shotgun sequence includes the following:
- the NBEAL2 gene encoding neurobeachin-like protein 2 isoform X3: MAASERLYELWLLYYAQKDLGYLQQWLKAFVGAFEKSISLFSLEPRRPEEAGAEVPLLPLDALHVLAEQLDKGDLEQALLLLKLFIILCRNLENVEAGWGQVLVPRVLALLTWLTAELKGAHASQEGRGPQLENVALHALLLCEGLFDPYQTWRRQHSGEVITSKEKSKYKFPPAALPSEFSAFFRESLQDADGLPPVLLLRLVHLFGAVLAGGKENGQMAVSAGSVQGLLGVVRGWDHGPAQDPRLVPLALEALVGAVHVLHASRTPPRGPELRTLLEGYFRILNADWPAGPSPGPEEALVTLRVSMLDAIPMMLACEDRPVLQATFLSNNCFEHLTRLIQNSKLYLQARAPPEGDSDLATRLLTEPDVQKVLDQDTDAIAVHVVRVLTCIMSGSPSAKEVFKERIGYPHLHEVLQSQGPPTHRLLQELLNMAVEGDHSICPPPPILNEQPVLMLMQWLPALPTAELRLFLAQRLWWLCDSCPASRSTCVQAGLVGYLLETLSTGVTLGVRCQEQLLALLQALGRVSLRPLELRCLLRPPPGLDSGPGGAEAGNARHAGAIIRALSGMARHRGPARALHYFDLMPSMAGIMVPPVQRWPGPGFTFHAWLCLHPTAAAPAPAPAPSRPLQRKQLYSFFTSSGSGFEAFFTAAGTLVVAVCTRKEYLTMSLPEVSFADSAWHCVAIVHMPGRRPFSQNLVHVYKDGHLVKTAPLRCPSLSEPFSSCCIGSAGHRTTTTTTGLPPPPVPAALAHTHPSLSRSQSVPATAGLGWGSGLVAPLQEGSISSTLAGTQDTRWGSPTSLEGELGAVVIFHEALQAAALRALSTLGPNEMAPFKPEGELHELSTKLLLHYSPQACKNNICLDLSPGHRLDGRLTGHRVETWDVKDVVTCVGGMAALLPLLERVASQPQEAEAGPAETHDLVGPELTSGHNTQGLLLPLGKSSEERMERNAVAAFLLMLRNFLQGHTVNQESLVQCQGPAIIGALLRKVPSWAMDMNVLMSAQLLMEQVAAEGSGPLLYLLYQHLLFNFHLWSPSDFAVRLGHIQYMSSIVREHRQKLRKKYGVQFILDALRTHYSPQREHPLAADDVRTVQTSLLGLVREFLVRSSATDHLQVTLSFLAATGDDGQVAGALDLLLALLQGSPAQEALAIFLLEQGNLEVLLALLVQPRSLPLLPDRVCKILRRLQQNERLPERSRQRLRLREYGLQGLIACLPEGAASPQLCQGLYKLFLGADCLNLSDLLAVVQLSLQADLGVRLDVCRQLFHLIHGQPDVVQLLARQAGWQDVLTRLYVLEAATAGGPLPFPPETPTSPEPALCKPPTESPESSDVFLPSETPSPDPDSFYHALSPFCTPFDLGLERASVGSCNNAGSGSGSGTLTPASQPGTPSPLDGPRPFPVAHGRHSSSLSNVLEDGSLPEPATSGDDTSNTSNPQQTPEEELCNLLTNVLFSVAWRGVEGSDEAAWRERGQVFSVLTQLGASATLVRPPDCIKRSLLEMMLESALTDIKEAPAGVLASLTQQALWLLRLLQDFLCAEGHGNQELWSEKLFEGVCSLLDRMGAWPHLANGTADLREMAQIGLRLVLGYILLEDPQLHAQAYVKLHSLLQTAVPMRREEACYVLSKLESALARALNTPTSETPTEEREPSAAAAAAAAAATERCSWLVPLVRTLLDRAYGPLGLQWGLPSLPPTNGSPTFFEDFQAFCATPEWRHFIDKQVQPTMSQFEMDTYAKSHDLMSGFWNACYDTLMSSGQRRQRERAHSRRAFQELVLEPAQRRARLEGLRYAAALKQQAAQHSTALLHWGALWRQLSSPCGAWALRDPPFPRWKLSSAETYSRMRLKLVPNHHFNPHLEASALRDNLGEAPLTPTEEASLPLAVTKEAKVSTLPEELPEDQLGEDELAALETAMQAAELDEQHEKLVLSAECQLVTVVAVIPGLLEITTQHVYFYDGSAERVETEEGIGHDFRRPLAQLREVHLRRFNLRRSALELFFIDQANYFLNFPCKVRNQVYSWLLRLRPPAQGYLSSRSPQEMLRASGLTQKWVQREISNFEYLMQLNTIAGRTYNDLSQYPVFPWVLQDYVSPTLDLSNPAVFRDLSKPIGVVNPKHAQLVREKYESFEDPAGTIDKFHYGTHYSNAAGVMHYLIRVEPFTSLHVQLQSGRFDCSDRQFHSVAAAWQARLESPADVKELIPEFFYFPDFLENQNGFDLGCLQLTNEKVGDVVLPPWASSPEDFIQQHRQALESEYVSAHLHEWIDLIFGYKQRGPAAEEALNVFYYCTYEGAVDLDHVADERERKALEGIISNFGQTPCQLLKEPHPARLSAEEAAQRLARLDTNSPSIFQHLDQLKAFFAEVISDGVPLVLALVPHRQSHSFIIQGSSDLLVTVSASGLLGTHSWLPYDRNINNYFSFSKDPTIGNPKMQRLLSGPWVPGSGVSGQALAVTPDGKLLFSGGHWDGSLRMTSLSRGKLLKQLNRHLDVVTCLALDTCGIYLISGSRDTTCMVWRLLQEGGLSVGLASKPVQVLYGHEAAVSCVAISTELDMAVSGSEDGTVIIHTVRRGQFVAALQPPGATLPGPVSHLVLGSEGQIVVQSSAWERVGAQVTYSLHLYSVNGKLRVSLPLVEQPTALAVTEDFVLLGTAQCALHILHLNKLLPAAPPLPMKVPIRSVAVTKERSHVLVGLEDGKLIVVGAGQPSEARSSQFARKLWRSSRRISQVSSGETEYNPGDAR, encoded by the exons ATGGCCGCCTCGGAGCGGCTGTACGAGCTGTGGCTGCTCTACTATGCTCAG AAGGACCTGGGCTACCTGCAGCAGTGGCTGAAGGCCTTCGTGGGTGCCTTCGAGAAAAGCATCTCGCTGTTCTCTCTGGAGCCGCGCAG GCCAGAGGAGGCAGGCGCAGAGGTGCCGCTGTTGCCGCTGGACGCGCTGCACGTGCTGGCCGAGCAGCTAGACAAGGGGGACCTGGAGCAGGCCCTGCTGCTGCTCAAGCTTTTCATCATTCTCTGCAG GAACCTGGAGAACGTAGAGGCGGGCTGGGGCCAGGTGCTGGTGCCCCGGGTGCTGGCATTGCTGACCTGGTTGACGGCAGAG CTGAAAGGAGCCCATGCATCGCAGGAGGGCCGTGGGCCGCAGCTGGAGAACGTGGCCCTGCATGCCCTCCTCCTCTGCGAGGGCCTCTTTGACCCTTACCAGACCTGGCGGCGCCAGCATAGTGG ggaagtCATCACTTCCAAGGAGAAGAGCAAATACAAGTTCCCTCCAGCTGCTTTGCCCAGTGAATTCAGCGCCTTCTTCAGAG AGAGCCTGCAGGATGCAGATGGCTTGCCTCCCGTGCTGCTTTTGCGTCTCGTCCACCTCTTTGGTGCTGTCCTTGCAGGAGGGAAG GAGAACGGGCAGATGGCTGTGAGCGCCGGCTCTGTGCAGGGCCTGTTGGGTGTGGTACGGGGCTGGGACCATGGGCCAGCCCAGGACCCCCGCCTAGTGCCCCTGGCACTGGAGGCACTAGTGGGTGCAGTACATGTCCTGCATGCCAGCCGCACACCCCCTCGTGGGCCAGAGCTCCGAACCCTGCTTGAGGGCTACTTCCGCATCCTTAATGCCGACTGGCCGGCGGGCCCAAGCCCAGGCCCTGAAGAGGCCCTCGTCACCCTACGGGTCAGCATGCTCG ATGCCATCCCCATGATGCTGGCATGTGAGGACCGGCCGGTGCTGCAGGCCACCTTCCTCAGCAACAATTGCTTTGAGCACCTTACTCGCCTCATCCAGAATAGCAAG ctGTACCTGCAGGCCCGGGCGCCCCCTGAGGGGGACAGTGACCTGGCTACCCGGTTACTGACCGAGCCCGATGTCCAGAAG gtACTGGACCAGGACACAGATGCCATCGCGGTGCACGTAGTCAGAGTACTTACCTGCATCATGAGCGGCTCCCCCTCAGCCAAG GAGGTGTTTAAAGAGCGCATTGGCTACCCTCACCTGCACGAGGTTTTGCAGAGCCAAGGTCCCCCCACCCATCGGCTGCTGCAGGAGCTACTCAACATG GCTGTGGAGGGGGACCACAGCATATGTCCACCGCCACCGATCCTGAACGAGCAGCCCGTGCTGATGCTGATGCAGTGGCTGCCAGCCCTGCCCACGGCGGAGCTGCGGCTCTTCCTCGCACAACGCCTTTGGTGGCTCTGCGACAGCTGCCCCGCCAGCCGCTCCACGTGTGTGCAGGCGGGTCTGGTGGGCTACCTGCTGGAGACGCTCAGCACGGGGGTCACCCTGGGGGTCCGCTGCCAGGAGCAGCTGTTGGCGCTGCTGCAGGCATTGGGCCGTGTGTCTCTGCGGCCCTTGGAGCTTCGTTGCCTGCTGCGCCCCCCGCCAGGGCTGGACTCGGGGCCGGGCGGAGCCGAGGCTGGGAATGCCCGACACGCCGGTGCCATCATTCGTGCGTTGTCGGGCATGGCCCGGCACCGGGGCCCTGCACGAGCCCTGCACTACTTTGACCTCATGCCCAGCATGGCCGGTATTATGGTACCCCCCGTGCAGCGATGGCCAGGACCCGGCTTCACCTTCCATGCCTGGCTCTGTCTGCACCCCACGGCTGCAGCAcctgccccggccccggccccctcACGGCCCCTCCAGCGGAAGCAGCTGTACAG CTTCTTCACCAGCAGCGGCTCAGGGTTTGAGGCCTTCTTCACGGCAGCTGGGACACTGGTGGTGGCCGTGTGCACCCGGAAGGAGTACTTGACCATGAGCTTGCCTGAAGTGTCCTTTGCCGACTCTGCCTGG CACTGCGTGGCCATTGTCCATATGCCTGGGCGCCGGCCCTTCAGCCAGAACCTGGTCCATGTCTACAAAGACGGCCATCTGGTCAAGACAGCACCCCTCCGCTGCCCCTCTCTCAGTGAG CCTTTCTCCTCCTGCTGTATCGGCTCCGCTGGGCACCGCACAACGACCACCACCACGGGGCTGCCTCCGCCACCAGTCCCCGCTGCCCTGGCTCACACTCACCCCTCCCTGTCCCGCTCCCAGTCGGTCCCGGCTACCGCAGGGCTTGGCTGGGGGTCGGGGCTGGTGGCCCCCCTGCAGGAGGGCAGCATCAGCTCCACCCTTGCAGGCACACAGGACACTCGGTGGGGCAGCCCCACGTCTCTGGAGGGTGAGCTGGGAGCCGTGGTCATCTTCCACGAAGCCCTGCAGGCAGCGGCCCTGCGGGCCCTGAGCACCTTGG ggCCCAATGAGATGGCACCCTTCAAGCCCGAGGGGGAACTACACGAGCTCAGCACCAAGCTGCTCCTCCATTACTCACCTCAG GCCTGTAAGAACAACATCTGCCTGGACCTGTCTCCTGGCCACAGGCTGGATGGCCGCCTGACAGGCCACAGGGTGGAGACCTGGGATGTGAAG GACGTGGTGACTTGCGTGGGAGGCATGGCTGCCTTGCTGCCCCTGCTGGAGCGAGTGGCCTCACAGCCCCAAGAGGCCGAGGCGGGTCCAGCCGAGACACATGACCTCGTGGGGCCCGAACTGACCTCTGGCCACAACACCCAGGGCCTGCTTCTCCCACTGGGCAAGTCCTCCG AAGAGCGCATGGAGAGGAATGCAGTGGCCGCCTTTCTGCTGATGCTGCGGAACTTCCTGCAGGGCCACACGGTGAACCAGGAGAGCCTGGTGCAGTGCCAGGGGCCTGCCATCATCGGGGCCCTGCTGCGCAAG GTCCCCAGCTGGGCCATGGACATGAATGTGCTCATGTCTGCCCAGCTGCTGATGGAGCAGGTGGCAGCGGAGGGCAGTGGGCCCCTCCTGTACTTGCTCTACCAGCATTTGCTCTTCAATTTCCACCTGTGGAGCCCCAGTGACTTTGCTGTGCGCCTGG GCCACATCCAGTACATGTCTAGCATCGTCCGGGAGCACAGACAGAAGCTGCGGAAGAAGTATGGGGTTCAGTTCATCCTGGATGCGCTGCGCACCCATTACAG CCCACAGCGGGAGCACCCCCTAGCGGCTGACGACGTGCGCACAGTGCAGACCTCACTCCTCGGCCTGGTGCGGGAGTTCCTGGTCCGGAGCTCCGCCACTGATCACTTGCAGGTCACGCTGAGCTTTCTGGCGGCTACAGGCGATGATGGCCAG GTGGCGGGTGCTCTGGACCTGCTGCTGGCACTGCTGCAGGGCTCACCAGCACAGGAGGCTCTGGCTATCTTCCTGTTGGAGCAGGGGAACCTTGAGGTTTTGCTGGCACTGCTGGTGCAGCCAAGGTCACTGCCCCTGCTGCCCGACCGAGTCTGCAAG atccTGCGCAGATTGCAGCAGAACGAGCGCTTACCTGAACGGAGTCGCCAGCGGCTCCGGCTGCGAGAATACGGTCTCCAGGGTCTCATCGCCTGCCTGCCGGAGGGGGCTGCTTCGCCCCAGCTCTGCCAGGGCCTCTACAAGCTATTCCTGGGGGCAG ACTGCCTGAACCTCTCAGATCTGTTGGCTGTGGTGCAGCTGTCCCTCCAGGCTGACCTCGGCGTCCGCCTGGACGTTTGTCGCCAG CTTTTCCACCTCATCCACGGACAGCCAGACGTAGTGCAGCTGCTGGCCCGGCAGGCCGGCTGGCAGGACGTGCTGACCCGGCTGTACGTCCTGGAGGCTGCCACAGCTGGCGgtcccctgccctttcccccagaGACACCCACATCCCCAGAGCCAGCCTTATGCAAGCCACCCACCGAATCACCTGAGTCTTCGGATGTCTTCCTGCCCTCGGAAACCCCCAGCCCCGACCCTGACAGCTTTTACCACGCTCTCTCTCCATTTTGTACACCCTTTGACCTGGGCCTGGAACGGGCCAGCGTGGGTTCGTGCAACAATGCGggcagtggcagtggcagtgGGACTCTTACTCCGGCCAGCCAGCCTGGCACACCTTCCCCACTGGATGGGCCCCGGCCCTTCCCTGTGGCCCATGGCCGCCATAGCTCTAGTCTCTCCAACGTGCTAGAGGACGGCAGCCTCCCGGAGCCCGCCACCAGTGGGGATGATACCTCAAATACCAGCAACCCACAG CAAACCCCTGAGGAGGAGTTGTGCAACCTGCTCACCAACGTGCTGTTTTCGGTGGCGTGGCGGGGCGTGGAAGGCAGCGATGAGGCCGCCTGGCGGGAGCGTGGCCAGGTCTTCTCGGTGCTCACCCAGCTGGGCGCCTCAGCCACGCTGGTGCGCCCGCCAGACTGCATCAAGCGCAG cctcctggaGATGATGCTGGAGTCAGCCCTGACCGACATCAAAGAGGCCCCTGCTGGGGTCCTGGCCAGCCTCACCCAGCAGGCGCTTTGGCTGCTGCGCCTGCTGCAGGACTTCCTGTGCGCCGAGGGTCACGGTAATCAGGAGCTGTGGAGTGAGAAG CTCTTTGAAGGCGTGTGCAGCCTGCTGGATCGCATGGGAGCCTGGCCACACCTGGCCAATGGCACAGCAGATCTGCGAGAGATGGCACAGATTGGCCTGCGCCTGGTGCTTGGCTACATCCTGCTGGAGGACCCGCAG CTGCACGCCCAGGCCTATGTGAAGCTGCACTCACTCCTGCAGACAGCGGTGCCCATGCGGCGCGAGGAGGCCTGCTACGTGCTCTCCAAGCTGGAGTCGGCGCTGGCGAGGGCGCTCAACACCCCCACCTCAGAAACGCCCACCGAGGAAAGGGAGCCCTCAGCTGCAGCTGCAGCTGCCGCTGCCGCAGCCACGGAACGCTGCTCGTGGCTGGTGCCACTGGTGCGCACGCTGCTGGACCGTGCCTACGGGCCGCTGGGGCTCCAGTGGGGGCTGCCTTCCCTGCCGCCCACCAACGGCAGCCCCACCTTCTTCGAGGACTTTCAGGCCTTTTGTGCCACACCTGAATGGCGCCACTTCATCGACAAGcag GTGCAGCCCACCATGTCGCAGTTCGAAATGGACACCTACGCCAAGAGCCACGACCTCATGTCGGGCTTCTGGAATGCCTGCTACGACACGCTCATGAGTAGTGGACAGCGGCGCCAGAGGGAGCGGGCACACAGTCGTCGGGCTTTCCAG gagCTGGTGCTGGAACCAGCACAGAGACGGGCACGCCTGGAAGGGCTGCGTTACGCGGCGGCCCTGAAGCAGCAGGCAGCGCAGCACTCCACGGCTCTGCTCCACTGGGGGGCGCTGTGGCGTCAGCTCTCCAGCCCCTGTGGGGCCTGGGCCCTTAG AGACCCACCATTTCCCCGCTGGAAGTTGTCCAGTGCCGAGACATACTCGCGCATGCGTCTGAAGCTAGTGCCCAACCATCACTTCAACCCTCATTTGGAAGCTAGCGCCCTGCGGGACAACCTGG GTGAGGCCCCCCTGACACCTACCGAGGAGGCCTCGCTACCTCTAGCGGTCACCAAGGAGGCCAAAGTCAGCACGCTGCCAGAGGAGCTTCCGGAAGACCAGCTCGGCGAAGATGAGCTGGCCGCGCTGGAGACTGC GATGCAGGCAGCAGAACTGGACGAGCAGCACGAGAAGCTGGTGCTATCAGCGGAGTGCCAGCTGGTCACAGTGGTGGCTGTAATCCCAGGGCTGCTGGAGATCACCACGCAGCACGTGTACTTCTACGATGGCAGCGCAGAGCGTGTGGAAACTGAGGAGG GCATCGGCCACGACTTCCGGCGCCCACTCGCCCAGCTGCGTGAAGTCCACCTGCGGCGTTTCAACCTGCGCCGCTCAGCCCTTGAGCTCTTCTTCATCGATCAGGCCAACTACTTCCTCAACTTCCCGTGCAAG GTACGGAACCAGGTGTACTCGTGGCTCCTGCGCCTGCGCCCCCCAGCCCAAGGCTACCTAAGCAGCCGCTCCCCCCAGGAGATGCTGCGTGCCTCTGGCCTCACCCAG aaaTGGGTACAGCGTGAGATATCCAACTTTGAATACTTGATGCAACTCAACACCATTGCAGGGCGGACCTACAACGACCTGTCTCAGTACCCTGTG TTCCCCTGGGTCCTGCAGGACTACGTGTCCCCAACTTTGGACCTCAGCAACCCGGCCGTCTTCCGGGACCTGTCCAAGCCCATCGGTGTGGTGAACCCCAAGCATGCCCAGCTCGTGAGGGAGAA GTACGAGAGCTTCGAGGACCCTGCGGGCACCATCGACAAGTTCCACTATGGCACCCACTATTCCAATGCGGCGGGCGTGATGCACTACCTCATCCGCGTGGAACCCTTCACCTCCCTGCACGTCCAGCTGCAGAGTGGCCG ctttgACTGCTCCGACCGGCAGTTCCACTCAGTGGCGGCAGCCTGGCAGGCCCGCCTGGAGAGCCCCGCCGACGTGAAGGAGCTCATCCCAGAGTTCTTCTACTTCCCCGACTTCCTGGAGAACCAGAACG GCTTCGACCTGGGCTGCCTCCAGCTGACCAACGAGAAGGTGGGCGATGTGGTGCTGCCGCCATGGGCCAGCTCTCCTGAGGACTTCATCCAGCAGCACCGCCAGGCTCTG gagtCGGAGTATGTGTCTGCCCACCTGCACGAGTGGATTGACCTCATCTTTGGCTACAAGCAGCGGGGACCGGCCGCGGAGGAGGCCCTCAATGTCTTCTATTACTGCACCTATGAGG GGGCTGTGGACCTGGACCACGTGGCGGATGAGCGGGAACGGAAGGCTCTGGAGGGCATTATCAGTAATTTTGGGCAGACTCCCTGTCAGCTGCTAAAG GAGCCACATCCAGCTCGGCTATCAGCCGAGGAAGCAGCCCAACGCCTTGCACGTCTGGACACTAACTCACCTAGTATATTCCAGCACCTGGACCAACTCAAGGCCTTCTTTGCGGAG GTCATCAGTGATGGCGTGCCCCTGGTACTGGCCCTGGTTCCCCATCGGCAGTCCCACTCCTTCATCATCCAGGGCTCCTCAGACCTGTTG GTGACCGTGAGTGCCAGTGGGCTGCTGGGCACCCACAGCTGGTTGCCCTACGACCGTAACATAAACAACTACTTCAGCTTCAGCAAAGACCCCACCATAGGCAACCCCAA GATGCAGCGACTGCTGAGTGGCCCGTGGGTGCCAGGCAGTGGTGTGAGTGGGCAAGCCCTGGCAGTGACCCCCGACGGAAAGCTGCTGTTCAGTGGTGGCCACTGGGATGGCAGTCTGCGAATGACCTCACTATCCCGGGGCAAGCTGTTGAAGCAACTCAACCGCCACCTTG ATGTAGTGACCTGCCTTGCATTGGACACCTGTGGCATCTACCTCATCTCAGGCTCCCGGGACACCACGTGCATGGTGTGGCGGCTCCTGCAGGAG